Sequence from the Fulvivirga ligni genome:
GTAACAGCCGCTTTATATGGTTCAGGGCTATTAGCTACCACCCCCCATGAGGCTCTTAACTTACCATAATCCATAAAGGAAGGCATAGTCAGTGCCTCAGAAAATACAAAACTGGCATTGGCAGATGGATAAAAATAAGTATTTACATTAGAAGGTAAAGTTGAGCGTCCTTCATACCTTCCGGTTCCTTGAATAAACAAATAATCTTTATAAGAGAATTCAGCTATACCAAAGGCAGCCGACTGATATTGATTTCTAACATAAGTATCTGCCTGTGCTCCTCCAGATAAAGTTTGAGCTGAATTCACAAGGTTAAAATAGTTTTCTAAAATAAGACCTCCATTAGTACCTACATTGGATTCTATATATTTCTCATCTCTGTATGTAGCTCCTAATGATAAATTCATTTTTAGATCTTTGCTCAAGGTTTCTTTGTAAGTACCTAGGACATCTCCATATATGAGATTATATGTACCTGTTTGCAACCTATATGCACCTGAATAACCTATTGATGAAGCATACTGAGAATACTCTTTTGTTTCGTGCCTAGCACTGGTATAATCATTACCGATTCTACCTCTTAGGAAAAATTTATCATTTATTTGGTAACGAAGCGTCGCATTGTTCATGTAACGGTTTGAAAATTCATCCTTGCTATTCTTATTCTGATTCCAGAAATAATCTAACAGGTTGGTGGCCCTAATTCTATAAGCCAGTTGTTCATCCTGACTATAGCTCTGACCAGCCGTAACATACTTATAACCTTCACTAGTTTGGTACATAGTTTTATAAGCTTCCATATCATCCATTCTGTTGAAAAAACCAGCATAAGAAGCAAATAATTGATTCATCATATACGGTCTGTTGTGCACCTGACTATTGATATATGATGATATTAGGTCAACTGAAACTTTATCACTCAACTTCAGCGTTCCGTTGAAATTGAAGTTGTTCTTTTTCATATCGAAACCGGGCATAATACCTTCATAGTCTTGTCTGGAATATGAAATTCTAAAATTTCCCTGATCACCTGAATTAGCGATGGCTATGTTGGCATTTTTGTTATACCCTGTGTTGAAGAATTCTTTATAATTATCTTCATTAGCATTATAGGTTCTGGTTGTTCCATCCCAATACGATACTTGCCTGCCATCGAACTTAGGACCAAACTGTGCGTAAGCACCATAATATGGGTGGATTGAACCATCATCTTCTGTAATCCAGCCCTCTCTATTACCAGTAATGGCCTCATTATTGTCTCCATCATATCCAGGACCATAAGAATTTTGCCAATCTGGCTGAAAAGCTAACTGTTCTACATCATATTGTAGTTTAACATCCACACCAAGTCCCTTATTCCTACTTCCTTTTTTGGTGGTGATTACCACTACACCGTTAGTTCCATCAGATCCATATAAGGCCGTTGCACTTGCTCCTTTAAGCACAGAAATACTAGCTATATCTTCTGGATTGATGTCTATAAGGCCATTCTCTCTTATTCTTTGTTCTCCCCAGAAGTTATCATTAGCCCCTGCCTCCTGCATATTAATCAATGCCTCTCTACGCATAGGCACACCATCCACTACGTATAAAGGTTGTGTGTTTCCTGTGATAGAACTGGTTCCTCTCACCTGAATATTGACTGCACTGGAAGCTCCTCCATTACTTGCGCTAACTCTTACTCCAGGCAATTTTCCGATCATTCCAGTACCAACATTCATATTACCCGCAGATGTAATGTCCTTTGACTCGACCGTGGCTATGGAATAGCCTAGACTTTTCTCCTCCTTTTCTATACCTAAAGCAGTTACCACCACTTCCGTTAACTGAGTGATGTCTTCTGATAAAGAAATTTGAAAATTGGTTTGATTACCAACAGTCAATTCCTCACTCACGTAGCCTACAAAGGAGAAAACCAACACGTCTTCAGGTTGTGCTGAAATTGTAAATGTACCATCACTGCCAGTAATAGTGCCTTTTGGTGTTCCTTTAATAATTACCGTTACACCAGGTAGTGGTTCGCCTGTTGCCAACTCTTGCACTGTACCGGTAATATTAGTCTGAGCATATACCGAAGTACCTCCAAATGCCATCACCAGACATAAACACTGGAATAATCTTTTAACACCCAAAGGGCTACCCCAGATGTTAACACTAAAGCAGGAATCTATTAAAGACTTCCTTAGGTTACTGTAATGTTTCTTCATAGTAAATTAGTTAATGTATAAATCCACCTGTGCACCTCTTCATATAAATAGCACAGTAATAATAATGCGCTTACCCAAGACAATAACTCTGATTTTAGCTGATTGAATCATTGAAAAATGTATAATTCTAATACCAAAAATGGATGTTGATATACTTGTGATGTCGCAGAATTTGAACCCAAATTAAACACACATTTTAGAAAAACAAAATAATTTATCAAAAATGTGTACGCACACATTATATTTGTTTGCGCAAACACTTAAGGTCGAAATAATTACCTATATTAAATGTCAAGATGACTAACTATATAACCATGAGCATCTGATCTTTAATAATTATTTAATTTTGGCTAGCGTAAAGAATCAATTCATGAACAATCAAAAAAATATCAGAATCAAAGACATTGCTAAAATGGCTGGGGTATCTGTAGGAACGGTTGACCGGGTTATCCATAAAAGGGGTAAAGTGTCCGAAAATGCTCGAAAAAAAGTAGAGAAAATACTTAATCAAACGAGTTATCAACCGAATATATTGGCTCGAACCTTAGGGTCGAATAAAAATCTAAGACTGGCAGTACTCACCCCTAATCCTAAACAGGACGAATACTGGGCACTATCCCATTCTGGTGTAGAACATGCTATAGATGAGTGGGCCCAATATAGTGTTGAAATTATACCTAAACACTTTGACTTATACCAAAGTAATGATTTTTCTAAAATGGTGGGTGAGGTTATCGCTATGGAACCTGATGGGTTATTAGTAGCACCAATCTTCTATAGGGAATCAGGAAATTTATTCCAATTATTAAGAAATGCCAGTATACCATTTGTTCTTTGTAACACAAATATCACAGATTCTTCATCTATAAGTTTCATCGGCCAAGACAACTATCAGAGTGGGAAGGTAGCCGCAGAACTACTGGATCTTTCTACAAGTGGGAAAAATAAAATCGTAGTAGTTCACTTATATGAAGATATAGAAAATGCGGTTCACCTTAAAGCTAAGGAAGATGGTCTTAGAGATTATTTCAAAGAAAAAAAGGACAACCCTTATGAGGTGATCAGGTTTGGACTCAGTAGTCCTGGAGGAATTTCTTTTGAGGATGAGATAGATGCACTCTTAAAGACCGATGACATCCATGGCA
This genomic interval carries:
- a CDS encoding SusC/RagA family TonB-linked outer membrane protein — protein: MKKHYSNLRKSLIDSCFSVNIWGSPLGVKRLFQCLCLVMAFGGTSVYAQTNITGTVQELATGEPLPGVTVIIKGTPKGTITGSDGTFTISAQPEDVLVFSFVGYVSEELTVGNQTNFQISLSEDITQLTEVVVTALGIEKEEKSLGYSIATVESKDITSAGNMNVGTGMIGKLPGVRVSASNGGASSAVNIQVRGTSSITGNTQPLYVVDGVPMRREALINMQEAGANDNFWGEQRIRENGLIDINPEDIASISVLKGASATALYGSDGTNGVVVITTKKGSRNKGLGVDVKLQYDVEQLAFQPDWQNSYGPGYDGDNNEAITGNREGWITEDDGSIHPYYGAYAQFGPKFDGRQVSYWDGTTRTYNANEDNYKEFFNTGYNKNANIAIANSGDQGNFRISYSRQDYEGIMPGFDMKKNNFNFNGTLKLSDKVSVDLISSYINSQVHNRPYMMNQLFASYAGFFNRMDDMEAYKTMYQTSEGYKYVTAGQSYSQDEQLAYRIRATNLLDYFWNQNKNSKDEFSNRYMNNATLRYQINDKFFLRGRIGNDYTSARHETKEYSQYASSIGYSGAYRLQTGTYNLIYGDVLGTYKETLSKDLKMNLSLGATYRDEKYIESNVGTNGGLILENYFNLVNSAQTLSGGAQADTYVRNQYQSAAFGIAEFSYKDYLFIQGTGRYEGRSTLPSNVNTYFYPSANASFVFSEALTMPSFMDYGKLRASWGVVANSPEPYKAAVTYNLGSFNNGESVLYQSPESSQYGNSDIRVEKKYALEFGLETSLFQNKIGLDITYYNNIIRDQILNIATPSSSGATGMLANVGDLANQGIEIGLNATPFRSEDFRWDIFVNYAYNKNTVKKLMDGVEYINFVDKDGGSLYIRAEEGESIGNIYVLPFLKDENGNKIVDENGLYTLDASAGYEKVGNVMPKAVGGFNNTFTYKNFSLNIVADYRFGGKMVSTPYLYMKGAGMFESTMQYRDTEHGGLSYNIVDGEKVLADNGQYNDGLILDGVTSDGSENTQIIDAGTYYINSYTWGGYGGGAEGQYRESVMDNSYVKLRQASLTYNLPIKISEKVGLRDIQVSLVGRNLFYIWKNTPDNWDPEAAIGDSWQAQAVDNAAAAPTRSYGVVLRAKF
- a CDS encoding LacI family DNA-binding transcriptional regulator produces the protein MNNQKNIRIKDIAKMAGVSVGTVDRVIHKRGKVSENARKKVEKILNQTSYQPNILARTLGSNKNLRLAVLTPNPKQDEYWALSHSGVEHAIDEWAQYSVEIIPKHFDLYQSNDFSKMVGEVIAMEPDGLLVAPIFYRESGNLFQLLRNASIPFVLCNTNITDSSSISFIGQDNYQSGKVAAELLDLSTSGKNKIVVVHLYEDIENAVHLKAKEDGLRDYFKEKKDNPYEVIRFGLSSPGGISFEDEIDALLKTDDIHGMLITTSKGASITASLLNKKYQNNIRIVGYDLIEKNIECLKEGSIDFLINQNPNKQAAVGISFLANHLLFKKQPPQEELFPLEIITRQNVDSYMRSKIL